A window of the Lolium perenne isolate Kyuss_39 chromosome 7, Kyuss_2.0, whole genome shotgun sequence genome harbors these coding sequences:
- the LOC127314630 gene encoding uncharacterized protein, which yields MRHFIKNTARKLRRLAKLLGCREGEIAATSSSEEAEIPDDTILSQSISRGKKQATRSAYQLKPRGKAPHRYTPEDYANRGKKAVIESDQEPPRRSSLRRMRNDESSSSEEQEVQQQEEQRQRTKRMAVRKQPVRRGRRGG from the exons ATGcggcatttcattaag aacactgcacggaagttgcggcggttagccaagttgctaggttgccgcgaaggcgaaattgcggctacatcctcttctgaagaggcggag attcctgacgacACCATTCTGAGTCAAAGCATTAGTCGAGGCAAGAAGCAAGCCACACGGTCTGCGTACCAGTTGAAGCCGAGGGGCAAGGCTCCACACCGttacactccggaagattatgcGAACCGAGGAAAGAAGGCTGTGATCGAGTCCGATCAGGAGCCGCCGCGGAGATcatctttgaggaggatgaggaacgatGAGTCGTCATCTTCAGAGGAGCAGGAGGTGCAGCAGCAAGAAGAGCAACGGCAGCGGACGAAaaggatggccgtccggaagcagcccgtgaGGAGGGGACGTCGAGGAGGATAG